From Elaeis guineensis isolate ETL-2024a chromosome 16, EG11, whole genome shotgun sequence, a single genomic window includes:
- the LOC105059492 gene encoding uncharacterized protein isoform X5: MLVSSWNTYRHANNHFVEDELERDMALAQQLALAPPSPRKRDKPANYGEPFVVCSGRTPETSIDHSSSAYRKILDEEISSLVGLQIRSTFYEVEGGLMALLRRCLELESENSRSIVSGHIDHYQSIESEDAGWGCGWRNIQMLSSHLLTQRQEARDVLFAGSGFVPDIPSLQRWLEIAWERGFDTFGSKSFDHKIYGSKKWIGTTECATLFRSFGLRARIVDFDTTALSKQLNNGESKGKKIEKQVYGPMDKFLLRTKCDDFQVGPSSYKNSWQERHYLAGHPKVTTINGDGSNKYKRKINGHDVLVDWVWNYFRSDIGDRLGNSEHVLISNKTRPLYFQYDGHSRTIVGIQMQRRVHESQNQFVLLVLDPAHRTAALERCLRERNGWQQLIKRGVQTLKMPQYQLCYVDPGVANGEEMEQLKTIDSILIKF, from the exons ATGCTTGTTTCATCATGGAACACATACAGGCATGCCAACAATCACTTTGTAGAGGACGAACTTGAAAGAGACATGGCATTGGCACAACAACTTGCGCTAGCTCCACCAAGTCCTAGAAAGAGG GATAAGCCAGCGAATTATGGGGAACCATTTGTTGTTTGTTCCGGAAGAACACCAGAAACAAGCATTGACCATAGTTCATCTGCATATAGGAAAATTCTTGATGAAGAAATATCTAGTTTGGTGGGTTTGCAAATTAGAAGCACCTTCTATGAGGTTGAAGGTGGTCTTATGGCTTTGTTGAGGAGATGCTTGGAATTAGAAAGTGAAAATTCAAGAAGCATAGTATCAGGCCACATAGATCACTATCAGAGTATCGAGTCAGAAGATGCTGGTTGGGGCTGTGGATGGCGTAATATTCAAATGCTTAGCTCTCATTTATTAACACAGAGACAAGAAGCTAGAGATGTTCTGTTTGCTGGTTCAGGATTTGTTCCTGATATTCCCTCACTGCAGAGGTGGCTTGAGATTGCTTGGGAAAGAGGTTTTGATACTTTTGGCTCAAAGTCATTTGACCATAAAATTTATGGCTCTAAGAAATGGATTGGAACTACTGAGTGTGCCACACTCTTCCGTTCTTTTGGGCTTCGAGCAAGAATTGTAGATTTTGACACTACAGCCTTGTCAAAGCAACTAAATAATGGAGAATCTAAAGGaaaaaagatagagaaacaaGTTTATGGGCCAATGGATAAGTTTTTGCTCCGCACAAAGTGTGATGATTTTCAAGTAGGTCCTTCGTCATAcaaaaattcttggcaagaaCGTCATTATTTAGCTGGACATCCCAAAGTTACTACGATAAATGGTGATGGTTCCAATAAATATAAAAGGAAGATCAATGGTCATGACGTTCTTGTTGATTGGGTCTGGAACTATTTTAGAAGTGATATTGGCGACAGATTGGGCAATTCTGAACATGTCCTTATCAGTAATAAAAC CAGGCCTTTGTACTTCCAGTATGACGGCCACTCACGAACTATTGTCGGGATTCAAATGCAAAGGAGAGTGCATGAATCACAAAACCAATTCGTTCTCTTGGTTTTAGACCCTGCCCAT AGAACAGCAGCTTTAGAACGAtgtcttagagagagaaatggaTGGCAGCAGCTGATAAAAAGAGGGGTTCAGACACTGAAAATGCCCCAGTATCAG cTGTGCTATGTTGATCCTGGGGTTGCCAATGGAGAAGAGATGGAGCAGCTCAAGACTATTGATAGCATATTAATTAAATTCTAG
- the LOC105059492 gene encoding uncharacterized protein isoform X2, translated as MFSSCPFCHMTVPFTELEWHANNHFVEDELERDMALAQQLALAPPSPRKRDKPANYGEPFVVCSGRTPETSIDHSSSAYRKILDEEISSLVGLQIRSTFYEVEGGLMALLRRCLELESENSRSIVSGHIDHYQSIESEDAGWGCGWRNIQMLSSHLLTQRQEARDVLFAGSGFVPDIPSLQRWLEIAWERGFDTFGSKSFDHKIYGSKKWIGTTECATLFRSFGLRARIVDFDTTALSKQLNNGESKGKKIEKQVYGPMDKFLLRTKCDDFQVGPSSYKNSWQERHYLAGHPKVTTINGDGSNKYKRKINGHDVLVDWVWNYFRSDIGDRLGNSEHVLISNKTPLYFQYDGHSRTIVGIQMQRRVHESQNQFVLLVLDPAHRTAALERCLRERNGWQQLIKRGVQTLKMPQYQLCYVDPGVANGEEMEQLKTIDSILIKF; from the exons ATGTTTTCTTCTTGTCCCTTTTGTCATATGACTGTTCCCTTCACTGAACTGGAATG GCATGCCAACAATCACTTTGTAGAGGACGAACTTGAAAGAGACATGGCATTGGCACAACAACTTGCGCTAGCTCCACCAAGTCCTAGAAAGAGG GATAAGCCAGCGAATTATGGGGAACCATTTGTTGTTTGTTCCGGAAGAACACCAGAAACAAGCATTGACCATAGTTCATCTGCATATAGGAAAATTCTTGATGAAGAAATATCTAGTTTGGTGGGTTTGCAAATTAGAAGCACCTTCTATGAGGTTGAAGGTGGTCTTATGGCTTTGTTGAGGAGATGCTTGGAATTAGAAAGTGAAAATTCAAGAAGCATAGTATCAGGCCACATAGATCACTATCAGAGTATCGAGTCAGAAGATGCTGGTTGGGGCTGTGGATGGCGTAATATTCAAATGCTTAGCTCTCATTTATTAACACAGAGACAAGAAGCTAGAGATGTTCTGTTTGCTGGTTCAGGATTTGTTCCTGATATTCCCTCACTGCAGAGGTGGCTTGAGATTGCTTGGGAAAGAGGTTTTGATACTTTTGGCTCAAAGTCATTTGACCATAAAATTTATGGCTCTAAGAAATGGATTGGAACTACTGAGTGTGCCACACTCTTCCGTTCTTTTGGGCTTCGAGCAAGAATTGTAGATTTTGACACTACAGCCTTGTCAAAGCAACTAAATAATGGAGAATCTAAAGGaaaaaagatagagaaacaaGTTTATGGGCCAATGGATAAGTTTTTGCTCCGCACAAAGTGTGATGATTTTCAAGTAGGTCCTTCGTCATAcaaaaattcttggcaagaaCGTCATTATTTAGCTGGACATCCCAAAGTTACTACGATAAATGGTGATGGTTCCAATAAATATAAAAGGAAGATCAATGGTCATGACGTTCTTGTTGATTGGGTCTGGAACTATTTTAGAAGTGATATTGGCGACAGATTGGGCAATTCTGAACATGTCCTTATCAGTAATAAAAC GCCTTTGTACTTCCAGTATGACGGCCACTCACGAACTATTGTCGGGATTCAAATGCAAAGGAGAGTGCATGAATCACAAAACCAATTCGTTCTCTTGGTTTTAGACCCTGCCCAT AGAACAGCAGCTTTAGAACGAtgtcttagagagagaaatggaTGGCAGCAGCTGATAAAAAGAGGGGTTCAGACACTGAAAATGCCCCAGTATCAG cTGTGCTATGTTGATCCTGGGGTTGCCAATGGAGAAGAGATGGAGCAGCTCAAGACTATTGATAGCATATTAATTAAATTCTAG
- the LOC105059492 gene encoding uncharacterized protein isoform X4 codes for MLMLVSSWNTYRHANNHFVEDELERDMALAQQLALAPPSPRKRDKPANYGEPFVVCSGRTPETSIDHSSSAYRKILDEEISSLVGLQIRSTFYEVEGGLMALLRRCLELESENSRSIVSGHIDHYQSIESEDAGWGCGWRNIQMLSSHLLTQRQEARDVLFAGSGFVPDIPSLQRWLEIAWERGFDTFGSKSFDHKIYGSKKWIGTTECATLFRSFGLRARIVDFDTTALSKQLNNGESKGKKIEKQVYGPMDKFLLRTKCDDFQVGPSSYKNSWQERHYLAGHPKVTTINGDGSNKYKRKINGHDVLVDWVWNYFRSDIGDRLGNSEHVLISNKTRPLYFQYDGHSRTIVGIQMQRRVHESQNQFVLLVLDPAHRTAALERCLRERNGWQQLIKRGVQTLKMPQYQLCYVDPGVANGEEMEQLKTIDSILIKF; via the exons ATG TTGATGCTTGTTTCATCATGGAACACATACAGGCATGCCAACAATCACTTTGTAGAGGACGAACTTGAAAGAGACATGGCATTGGCACAACAACTTGCGCTAGCTCCACCAAGTCCTAGAAAGAGG GATAAGCCAGCGAATTATGGGGAACCATTTGTTGTTTGTTCCGGAAGAACACCAGAAACAAGCATTGACCATAGTTCATCTGCATATAGGAAAATTCTTGATGAAGAAATATCTAGTTTGGTGGGTTTGCAAATTAGAAGCACCTTCTATGAGGTTGAAGGTGGTCTTATGGCTTTGTTGAGGAGATGCTTGGAATTAGAAAGTGAAAATTCAAGAAGCATAGTATCAGGCCACATAGATCACTATCAGAGTATCGAGTCAGAAGATGCTGGTTGGGGCTGTGGATGGCGTAATATTCAAATGCTTAGCTCTCATTTATTAACACAGAGACAAGAAGCTAGAGATGTTCTGTTTGCTGGTTCAGGATTTGTTCCTGATATTCCCTCACTGCAGAGGTGGCTTGAGATTGCTTGGGAAAGAGGTTTTGATACTTTTGGCTCAAAGTCATTTGACCATAAAATTTATGGCTCTAAGAAATGGATTGGAACTACTGAGTGTGCCACACTCTTCCGTTCTTTTGGGCTTCGAGCAAGAATTGTAGATTTTGACACTACAGCCTTGTCAAAGCAACTAAATAATGGAGAATCTAAAGGaaaaaagatagagaaacaaGTTTATGGGCCAATGGATAAGTTTTTGCTCCGCACAAAGTGTGATGATTTTCAAGTAGGTCCTTCGTCATAcaaaaattcttggcaagaaCGTCATTATTTAGCTGGACATCCCAAAGTTACTACGATAAATGGTGATGGTTCCAATAAATATAAAAGGAAGATCAATGGTCATGACGTTCTTGTTGATTGGGTCTGGAACTATTTTAGAAGTGATATTGGCGACAGATTGGGCAATTCTGAACATGTCCTTATCAGTAATAAAAC CAGGCCTTTGTACTTCCAGTATGACGGCCACTCACGAACTATTGTCGGGATTCAAATGCAAAGGAGAGTGCATGAATCACAAAACCAATTCGTTCTCTTGGTTTTAGACCCTGCCCAT AGAACAGCAGCTTTAGAACGAtgtcttagagagagaaatggaTGGCAGCAGCTGATAAAAAGAGGGGTTCAGACACTGAAAATGCCCCAGTATCAG cTGTGCTATGTTGATCCTGGGGTTGCCAATGGAGAAGAGATGGAGCAGCTCAAGACTATTGATAGCATATTAATTAAATTCTAG
- the LOC105059492 gene encoding uncharacterized protein isoform X3: MPLLANIRVFFLPAIGHANNHFVEDELERDMALAQQLALAPPSPRKRDKPANYGEPFVVCSGRTPETSIDHSSSAYRKILDEEISSLVGLQIRSTFYEVEGGLMALLRRCLELESENSRSIVSGHIDHYQSIESEDAGWGCGWRNIQMLSSHLLTQRQEARDVLFAGSGFVPDIPSLQRWLEIAWERGFDTFGSKSFDHKIYGSKKWIGTTECATLFRSFGLRARIVDFDTTALSKQLNNGESKGKKIEKQVYGPMDKFLLRTKCDDFQVGPSSYKNSWQERHYLAGHPKVTTINGDGSNKYKRKINGHDVLVDWVWNYFRSDIGDRLGNSEHVLISNKTRPLYFQYDGHSRTIVGIQMQRRVHESQNQFVLLVLDPAHRTAALERCLRERNGWQQLIKRGVQTLKMPQYQLCYVDPGVANGEEMEQLKTIDSILIKF, from the exons ATGCCCCTCCTCGCCAACATTCGCGtcttttttcttcctgcaatCGG GCATGCCAACAATCACTTTGTAGAGGACGAACTTGAAAGAGACATGGCATTGGCACAACAACTTGCGCTAGCTCCACCAAGTCCTAGAAAGAGG GATAAGCCAGCGAATTATGGGGAACCATTTGTTGTTTGTTCCGGAAGAACACCAGAAACAAGCATTGACCATAGTTCATCTGCATATAGGAAAATTCTTGATGAAGAAATATCTAGTTTGGTGGGTTTGCAAATTAGAAGCACCTTCTATGAGGTTGAAGGTGGTCTTATGGCTTTGTTGAGGAGATGCTTGGAATTAGAAAGTGAAAATTCAAGAAGCATAGTATCAGGCCACATAGATCACTATCAGAGTATCGAGTCAGAAGATGCTGGTTGGGGCTGTGGATGGCGTAATATTCAAATGCTTAGCTCTCATTTATTAACACAGAGACAAGAAGCTAGAGATGTTCTGTTTGCTGGTTCAGGATTTGTTCCTGATATTCCCTCACTGCAGAGGTGGCTTGAGATTGCTTGGGAAAGAGGTTTTGATACTTTTGGCTCAAAGTCATTTGACCATAAAATTTATGGCTCTAAGAAATGGATTGGAACTACTGAGTGTGCCACACTCTTCCGTTCTTTTGGGCTTCGAGCAAGAATTGTAGATTTTGACACTACAGCCTTGTCAAAGCAACTAAATAATGGAGAATCTAAAGGaaaaaagatagagaaacaaGTTTATGGGCCAATGGATAAGTTTTTGCTCCGCACAAAGTGTGATGATTTTCAAGTAGGTCCTTCGTCATAcaaaaattcttggcaagaaCGTCATTATTTAGCTGGACATCCCAAAGTTACTACGATAAATGGTGATGGTTCCAATAAATATAAAAGGAAGATCAATGGTCATGACGTTCTTGTTGATTGGGTCTGGAACTATTTTAGAAGTGATATTGGCGACAGATTGGGCAATTCTGAACATGTCCTTATCAGTAATAAAAC CAGGCCTTTGTACTTCCAGTATGACGGCCACTCACGAACTATTGTCGGGATTCAAATGCAAAGGAGAGTGCATGAATCACAAAACCAATTCGTTCTCTTGGTTTTAGACCCTGCCCAT AGAACAGCAGCTTTAGAACGAtgtcttagagagagaaatggaTGGCAGCAGCTGATAAAAAGAGGGGTTCAGACACTGAAAATGCCCCAGTATCAG cTGTGCTATGTTGATCCTGGGGTTGCCAATGGAGAAGAGATGGAGCAGCTCAAGACTATTGATAGCATATTAATTAAATTCTAG
- the LOC105059492 gene encoding uncharacterized protein isoform X1, with amino-acid sequence MFSSCPFCHMTVPFTELEWHANNHFVEDELERDMALAQQLALAPPSPRKRDKPANYGEPFVVCSGRTPETSIDHSSSAYRKILDEEISSLVGLQIRSTFYEVEGGLMALLRRCLELESENSRSIVSGHIDHYQSIESEDAGWGCGWRNIQMLSSHLLTQRQEARDVLFAGSGFVPDIPSLQRWLEIAWERGFDTFGSKSFDHKIYGSKKWIGTTECATLFRSFGLRARIVDFDTTALSKQLNNGESKGKKIEKQVYGPMDKFLLRTKCDDFQVGPSSYKNSWQERHYLAGHPKVTTINGDGSNKYKRKINGHDVLVDWVWNYFRSDIGDRLGNSEHVLISNKTRPLYFQYDGHSRTIVGIQMQRRVHESQNQFVLLVLDPAHRTAALERCLRERNGWQQLIKRGVQTLKMPQYQLCYVDPGVANGEEMEQLKTIDSILIKF; translated from the exons ATGTTTTCTTCTTGTCCCTTTTGTCATATGACTGTTCCCTTCACTGAACTGGAATG GCATGCCAACAATCACTTTGTAGAGGACGAACTTGAAAGAGACATGGCATTGGCACAACAACTTGCGCTAGCTCCACCAAGTCCTAGAAAGAGG GATAAGCCAGCGAATTATGGGGAACCATTTGTTGTTTGTTCCGGAAGAACACCAGAAACAAGCATTGACCATAGTTCATCTGCATATAGGAAAATTCTTGATGAAGAAATATCTAGTTTGGTGGGTTTGCAAATTAGAAGCACCTTCTATGAGGTTGAAGGTGGTCTTATGGCTTTGTTGAGGAGATGCTTGGAATTAGAAAGTGAAAATTCAAGAAGCATAGTATCAGGCCACATAGATCACTATCAGAGTATCGAGTCAGAAGATGCTGGTTGGGGCTGTGGATGGCGTAATATTCAAATGCTTAGCTCTCATTTATTAACACAGAGACAAGAAGCTAGAGATGTTCTGTTTGCTGGTTCAGGATTTGTTCCTGATATTCCCTCACTGCAGAGGTGGCTTGAGATTGCTTGGGAAAGAGGTTTTGATACTTTTGGCTCAAAGTCATTTGACCATAAAATTTATGGCTCTAAGAAATGGATTGGAACTACTGAGTGTGCCACACTCTTCCGTTCTTTTGGGCTTCGAGCAAGAATTGTAGATTTTGACACTACAGCCTTGTCAAAGCAACTAAATAATGGAGAATCTAAAGGaaaaaagatagagaaacaaGTTTATGGGCCAATGGATAAGTTTTTGCTCCGCACAAAGTGTGATGATTTTCAAGTAGGTCCTTCGTCATAcaaaaattcttggcaagaaCGTCATTATTTAGCTGGACATCCCAAAGTTACTACGATAAATGGTGATGGTTCCAATAAATATAAAAGGAAGATCAATGGTCATGACGTTCTTGTTGATTGGGTCTGGAACTATTTTAGAAGTGATATTGGCGACAGATTGGGCAATTCTGAACATGTCCTTATCAGTAATAAAAC CAGGCCTTTGTACTTCCAGTATGACGGCCACTCACGAACTATTGTCGGGATTCAAATGCAAAGGAGAGTGCATGAATCACAAAACCAATTCGTTCTCTTGGTTTTAGACCCTGCCCAT AGAACAGCAGCTTTAGAACGAtgtcttagagagagaaatggaTGGCAGCAGCTGATAAAAAGAGGGGTTCAGACACTGAAAATGCCCCAGTATCAG cTGTGCTATGTTGATCCTGGGGTTGCCAATGGAGAAGAGATGGAGCAGCTCAAGACTATTGATAGCATATTAATTAAATTCTAG